The following proteins come from a genomic window of Gimesia chilikensis:
- a CDS encoding DUF1501 domain-containing protein, with amino-acid sequence MLSPDPWLNLKRRHFLQSTACGLGGVALNSLLARDGLAESGALNAVNPLAVKTPHFKPRAKNVIFIFMSGGPSQLDLFDPKPQLQKLHGQPVPESFLKGIQDALIKTTAQVMASPRKFKKYGAAGLDFSDNLPHLGTCADDLCMIRTVQTDVSNHHPAQMLMNSGSTMFDRPSMGSWVTYGLGSESENLPGYVVLLSNSGKGVDGGSSLWTNGILPSTYRGVTFRSRGEAILYLSNPEGVSQAMQQARINAIRDLNAQRFDQVGDPEIASRIAAYELAYRMQTAAPDLLDFSDESKATLDMYGIENETTNWFGSNALLARRMVERGVRFVQLYHSTWDDHSNLDKNLKTNCEMTDQPCAALIKDLKQRGLLDDTLVIWGAEFGRTPMTEVRRGSSPGREGRDHHPFSFTMLMAGGGVKAGTVIGKTDDLGFHPVEQPVHLHNLHATILHQLGFDHTKLIVKHKGLDYRLTGVEGEVLDMLLA; translated from the coding sequence ATGCTATCACCTGATCCCTGGCTTAATTTGAAACGACGACACTTTCTGCAGTCCACGGCTTGTGGACTGGGGGGAGTGGCGCTCAACAGCCTGCTGGCTCGCGATGGTCTGGCAGAATCCGGTGCCCTGAATGCGGTGAATCCTCTTGCGGTTAAGACGCCGCATTTCAAGCCTCGTGCCAAAAACGTGATTTTCATTTTCATGTCAGGCGGTCCAAGCCAGCTGGATCTCTTCGATCCGAAACCACAGTTACAGAAACTGCACGGTCAGCCGGTGCCTGAGTCCTTTCTGAAAGGAATTCAGGATGCTCTGATCAAAACGACGGCCCAGGTGATGGCGTCACCTCGGAAATTCAAAAAGTATGGGGCAGCGGGACTCGATTTTTCAGATAACCTGCCACACCTGGGAACATGCGCCGATGATCTGTGCATGATTCGGACGGTTCAGACTGACGTCAGCAACCACCACCCCGCCCAGATGCTGATGAACAGCGGCTCGACCATGTTCGACCGTCCCAGTATGGGCTCCTGGGTGACCTATGGGCTGGGGAGTGAATCTGAAAACCTGCCCGGCTATGTTGTGCTGCTTTCGAATTCGGGCAAGGGCGTAGACGGCGGTTCTTCGTTGTGGACCAATGGAATTCTACCTTCCACTTACCGGGGGGTGACCTTCCGCAGTCGGGGCGAGGCCATTTTGTATCTCTCCAATCCGGAAGGGGTTTCACAGGCCATGCAGCAGGCTCGAATCAACGCGATTCGGGATCTGAACGCACAACGGTTCGATCAGGTCGGGGATCCGGAAATTGCATCCCGGATTGCTGCGTACGAACTGGCGTATCGCATGCAGACGGCTGCACCGGATCTGCTGGATTTCAGTGATGAGTCTAAAGCGACGCTGGACATGTACGGCATTGAAAATGAGACGACCAACTGGTTTGGCAGCAATGCACTGCTGGCCCGCCGAATGGTTGAACGTGGCGTCCGCTTTGTGCAGTTGTATCATTCAACATGGGACGATCATTCCAATCTGGATAAGAATCTGAAGACGAACTGCGAGATGACTGATCAGCCCTGTGCGGCACTGATCAAAGACCTCAAGCAGCGGGGTCTGCTGGATGACACACTGGTGATCTGGGGAGCGGAATTTGGCAGGACACCGATGACCGAAGTCCGTCGGGGCTCATCGCCGGGGCGGGAAGGACGGGATCACCATCCCTTCAGCTTTACGATGCTCATGGCAGGTGGCGGCGTAAAGGCAGGAACGGTTATCGGGAAAACAGACGATCTTGGCTTCCATCCGGTCGAGCAGCCCGTGCACCTGCATAATCTGCATGCGACGATTCTCCATCAGCTGGGCTTTGACCACACAAAGCTGATCGTCAAACACAAGGGGCTGGATTACCGACTCACCGGAGTGGAAGGCGAAGTTCTTGATATGCT
- a CDS encoding PSD1 and planctomycete cytochrome C domain-containing protein gives MNARFSAWNMMLNWLFGFGFLSASIYPEFALAESETAKKVSFSRDILPILKTHCLECHSGEEPESSFSLSTRQTTLAGGNYGKAVIPQQPARSLLFQMISGTHPDKIVMPPEGERLPAREIALIREWIQQGAPWPEKLVLGNESEPNPQKSHWAFQTISNPELPTVRKSDWCRNEIDYFILHRLEKEQFTPSAEADKTTLIRRVTLDLTGLPPSPEEVMAFLQDKRPDAYERLVDRLLQSPHFGEKWARPWLDLCHYADSDGYLTDAVRPHAWRFRDWVVQSLNQNKPFDQFTIEQIAGDLLPESSTEAHAGTGFLRQTLSNREGGADLEEFRVNKVVDRTKLMGTIWLGLTLDCCRCHNHKYDPISQKEFYQLYAFFNSAYEVNIDAPLLQDQELVAQQTLYQQKRQALIDPIREPLEHLQREWEQKMLHASEHPAEDHHWARAWEVMGLVWGVKSGEGQQEGLEILKLDPSERSQRQRDDLLDYFLARGHLVDSARFKELKLGELARNLTALRNEFPAVSRAPAMHEMQTPNQAFVHLRGSHLSPGIPVAPGTPRSLPTFQPSGKPDRLDLARWLVSDSNPLTARVTVNRVWQEYFGQGIVISSDDFGTQGDRPSHPRLLDRLARRFQESGWDVKALHRLIVTSATYRQSSKTRPDMQEKDPANRLLSHQANLRLSAELVRDQALAVSGLLTRELGGPCVRPPQPDSVVMEAFGSNTWDVSTGSDRYRRGLYTLILRTSPYAQSVIFDAPNPSQTCTRRDRSNTPLQALTLLNDPVFYEAAQHLGRRVTRESSGDLDQQMSYAFRLCLAREPLEMERERLKELYRKQIAQQPADRTPAEKQDVAWTLVASVLLNLHEFITRD, from the coding sequence ATGAACGCCCGATTCTCAGCATGGAATATGATGCTCAACTGGTTGTTCGGCTTCGGGTTTCTCAGTGCCAGCATCTACCCGGAGTTCGCGCTGGCAGAATCTGAGACTGCTAAGAAAGTATCGTTTTCGAGAGACATTCTCCCAATTCTGAAAACTCATTGTCTGGAATGTCATTCGGGAGAAGAACCCGAAAGCAGCTTTTCCCTCTCAACCAGGCAGACCACTCTGGCTGGCGGGAATTATGGGAAAGCTGTTATTCCCCAGCAGCCGGCCCGCAGCCTGTTGTTTCAGATGATCTCGGGGACTCATCCTGACAAGATAGTCATGCCTCCCGAGGGAGAACGGTTGCCTGCACGGGAGATTGCTTTGATTCGGGAGTGGATTCAACAGGGGGCCCCCTGGCCTGAAAAACTTGTCTTAGGCAATGAATCAGAACCGAACCCCCAGAAGTCACATTGGGCTTTTCAAACAATTTCTAATCCAGAGCTGCCAACAGTCAGAAAAAGTGACTGGTGTCGGAACGAAATAGACTATTTCATTTTGCATCGCCTGGAAAAAGAACAGTTCACTCCCTCAGCTGAAGCAGACAAAACAACGCTCATTCGTCGTGTCACTTTGGACCTGACCGGTCTGCCTCCCTCGCCAGAAGAAGTAATGGCTTTTTTGCAGGATAAGCGGCCGGATGCTTATGAGCGACTTGTAGATCGTCTCCTGCAGTCACCGCATTTCGGTGAGAAATGGGCTCGGCCCTGGCTCGACTTGTGTCATTACGCAGACAGTGATGGATACCTGACCGATGCCGTCCGACCGCATGCCTGGCGGTTTCGCGACTGGGTAGTGCAATCACTCAACCAGAACAAACCTTTCGATCAGTTTACGATTGAGCAGATTGCCGGCGATCTGTTGCCTGAAAGTTCGACTGAAGCACACGCTGGTACTGGTTTCCTGCGCCAGACCTTGAGTAACCGAGAAGGAGGCGCCGACCTGGAAGAGTTCCGGGTCAATAAAGTAGTCGATCGTACCAAGCTGATGGGAACGATTTGGCTGGGGCTTACGCTGGACTGCTGCCGCTGCCATAACCACAAGTACGATCCTATCAGCCAGAAAGAATTCTATCAGCTCTACGCCTTTTTTAATTCAGCCTATGAAGTCAACATTGATGCTCCCTTGCTACAAGACCAGGAACTGGTCGCGCAACAGACGCTCTATCAACAGAAACGACAAGCACTCATCGATCCCATTCGCGAACCGCTCGAACATTTGCAGCGAGAGTGGGAGCAGAAAATGCTACATGCCTCTGAGCACCCTGCGGAAGATCATCACTGGGCTCGGGCCTGGGAAGTGATGGGGTTGGTCTGGGGCGTCAAATCCGGGGAGGGGCAACAGGAAGGCCTGGAGATCCTTAAGCTGGATCCCTCAGAGCGTTCACAGAGGCAGCGCGACGATCTGCTGGATTACTTTCTGGCCCGTGGGCATCTGGTAGACAGTGCCCGTTTTAAAGAACTCAAACTGGGTGAACTTGCTCGAAACTTGACTGCTTTGCGAAACGAGTTTCCGGCGGTTTCGCGTGCTCCCGCGATGCATGAGATGCAGACGCCGAATCAGGCGTTTGTGCATCTACGCGGTTCCCATCTTTCTCCCGGAATCCCTGTGGCACCAGGGACGCCCCGTTCCTTACCGACTTTCCAACCTTCAGGGAAGCCGGATCGACTTGATCTGGCACGTTGGCTGGTTTCGGACTCAAATCCGCTCACAGCCCGGGTGACTGTGAATCGTGTCTGGCAGGAATATTTCGGTCAAGGAATTGTGATATCGTCGGATGACTTCGGTACCCAGGGGGATCGTCCTTCACATCCGCGACTGCTGGACCGGCTGGCACGGCGATTTCAGGAGAGTGGCTGGGATGTCAAAGCCCTGCATCGCCTGATCGTGACTTCTGCGACGTACAGACAGTCATCAAAGACACGACCGGACATGCAGGAAAAAGATCCCGCGAATCGACTTCTGAGCCATCAGGCGAATCTGAGGCTCTCTGCCGAACTCGTGCGCGATCAGGCACTCGCGGTCAGTGGTTTGCTGACTCGAGAGCTGGGGGGACCCTGCGTGCGGCCTCCCCAGCCGGACAGCGTCGTGATGGAAGCCTTTGGTTCCAATACATGGGATGTCAGTACGGGGAGCGATCGCTATCGCAGGGGGCTTTATACGTTGATTCTCAGGACTTCGCCTTATGCTCAGTCAGTGATCTTCGATGCTCCGAATCCGAGTCAGACCTGTACCAGACGCGATCGGTCTAATACACCGCTGCAGGCTTTAACTCTGTTGAACGATCCTGTCTTTTACGAAGCAGCACAACATCTGGGACGACGTGTTACCCGGGAGAGTTCGGGGGACCTCGATCAACAGATGAGCTATGCGTTCCGTCTCTGCCTGGCACGAGAACCGCTGGAAATGGAACGGGAACGCCTGAAGGAGCTTTATCGGAAGCAGATTGCTCAACAGCCAGCTGACAGAACGCCTGCTGAAAAACAGGACGTGGCCTGGACGCTTGTGGCGAGTGTCTTACTCAACCTGCATGAATTCATAACACGGGACTGA
- a CDS encoding DUF1559 domain-containing protein codes for MQDASYAQDNYPTASDNHGYDLCSRHGQENSNENFASSWLFDDTTGAVYMTQMRPQNVTHRSSNTIIFSEYSTGLNYGRLTSCKNLMERSRSDSAVNYGNIGFSTRNDATPDSQNITYSTTSFGTLGSADVEGVHSRFMDGAVRFISNNIDGS; via the coding sequence CTGCAGGATGCCAGTTACGCACAAGACAACTATCCAACAGCCAGTGATAATCATGGTTACGATTTATGTAGTCGTCATGGCCAGGAGAACTCAAACGAAAATTTTGCTTCCTCCTGGCTCTTCGATGATACAACCGGCGCAGTATACATGACTCAAATGCGACCACAGAATGTTACCCACAGATCCAGTAACACAATTATCTTTTCTGAGTATTCTACAGGCCTGAATTATGGGCGGCTTACTTCCTGCAAGAATCTGATGGAGAGAAGCAGGAGTGATTCTGCAGTGAATTACGGCAATATTGGTTTCTCTACCAGGAATGATGCGACTCCTGACAGTCAAAACATTACTTACAGCACAACAAGCTTTGGAACATTAGGTAGTGCTGATGTTGAAGGAGTGCATTCTAGATTCATGGATGGCGCCGTTCGGTTTATCAGCAACAATATTGACGGTAGTTAA